A single genomic interval of Staphylococcus hyicus harbors:
- the guaA gene encoding glutamine-hydrolyzing GMP synthase: MEMAKEQELILVLDFGSQYNQLITRRIREMGVYSELHDHEISIEEIKKMNPKGIILSGGPNSVYAEDAFTIDTEIYNLGIPVLGICYGMQLTTKLLGGKVERANEREYGKATINAKSDELFFGLPEEQTVWMSHSDKVIEIPEGFEVIADSPSTQYAAIEDKSRRIYGVQFHPEVRHTEFGNDLLRNFVRRVCNCTGEWTMENFIDIEVEKIREKVGDRRVLCAMSGGVDSSVVAVLLHKAIGDQLTCIFVDHGLLRKGEGDMVMEQFGEGFNMNIIRVNAQDRFMSKLAGVSDPEQKRKIIGNEFVYVFDDEASKLKGVDFLAQGTLYTDVIESGTKTAQTIKSHHNVGGLPEDMEFELIEPINTLFKDEVRALGIELGIPEHLVWRQPFPGPGLGIRVLGEITEEKLEIVRESDAILRQVIREEGLERDIWQYFTVLPDIRSVGVMGDYRTYDYTVGVRAVTSIDGMTSDFARIDWEVLQKISTRIVNEVDHVNRVVYDITSKPPSTIEWE, translated from the coding sequence ATGGAAATGGCAAAAGAACAAGAACTAATTCTTGTCCTAGACTTCGGAAGTCAGTATAACCAACTGATTACACGTCGTATTCGTGAAATGGGCGTGTACAGTGAATTACACGATCACGAAATTTCAATTGAAGAAATTAAAAAAATGAATCCAAAAGGGATTATTTTATCAGGTGGACCAAACTCTGTTTACGCAGAGGATGCGTTTACTATTGATACGGAAATCTACAACTTAGGTATTCCTGTATTAGGCATTTGTTACGGTATGCAATTAACGACAAAATTATTAGGTGGTAAAGTTGAGCGTGCGAACGAACGTGAATACGGAAAAGCGACGATCAACGCAAAATCAGACGAGTTATTCTTCGGTTTACCAGAAGAACAAACGGTTTGGATGAGTCACTCTGATAAAGTCATCGAAATTCCAGAAGGCTTTGAAGTGATTGCAGATAGCCCAAGCACCCAATATGCGGCCATCGAAGACAAATCACGTCGTATTTACGGTGTACAATTCCACCCAGAAGTGCGTCATACAGAATTTGGTAATGACTTATTACGTAACTTTGTACGTCGCGTATGTAACTGTACAGGCGAGTGGACGATGGAAAACTTCATCGATATCGAAGTCGAAAAAATCCGTGAAAAAGTCGGCGACCGTCGCGTGCTTTGCGCAATGAGCGGTGGGGTAGACTCCTCTGTAGTTGCGGTATTATTACACAAAGCGATAGGCGATCAATTAACATGTATCTTCGTTGACCACGGTCTTTTACGTAAAGGTGAAGGCGACATGGTAATGGAACAATTCGGTGAAGGCTTCAACATGAACATCATTCGTGTGAACGCACAAGACCGTTTCATGTCAAAACTTGCAGGCGTATCAGATCCAGAACAAAAACGTAAAATTATCGGTAACGAATTCGTTTACGTCTTCGATGATGAAGCTTCAAAATTAAAAGGCGTAGACTTCCTTGCACAAGGCACACTCTACACAGACGTCATCGAATCAGGAACAAAAACTGCACAAACGATCAAATCTCACCATAACGTAGGTGGCTTACCAGAAGATATGGAATTCGAATTAATCGAACCTATCAACACGTTATTCAAAGATGAAGTACGTGCATTAGGTATCGAATTAGGTATTCCAGAACACCTCGTTTGGAGACAACCATTCCCAGGTCCAGGATTAGGTATCCGCGTCCTAGGTGAAATCACAGAAGAAAAATTAGAAATCGTTCGTGAATCCGATGCGATTTTACGCCAAGTCATCCGTGAAGAAGGCTTAGAGCGTGACATTTGGCAATACTTTACAGTATTACCAGATATCCGTTCAGTTGGTGTAATGGGAGACTACCGTACGTATGACTACACAGTCGGTGTACGTGCCGTAACGTCAATTGATGGTATGACAAGTGACTTCGCACGTATCGATTGGGAAGTTCTACAAAAAATCTCAACACGTATCGTAAACGAAGTGGATCACGTTAACCGCGTCGTGTATGACATCACATCAAAACCCCCAAGCACAATCGAGTGGGAATAA
- the guaB gene encoding IMP dehydrogenase: MWENKFVKEALTFDDVLLIPAESNVLPKEVDLSVKLSERIQLNIPIVSAGMDTVTESKMAIAMARQGGLGVIHKNMSIERQADEVQKVKRSENGVITDPFYLTPEESVYEAEALMGKYRISGVPIVDNRTSRKLVGILTNRDLRFIEDFSIKISDVMTKEDLVTAPVGTTLDEAEKILQDHKIEKLPLVEDGILQGLITIKDIEKVNEYPYAAKDCHGRLIVAAAIGIAKDTGIRAEKLVEAGVDALVIDTAHGHSQGVINQVKEIKAKYPEVTVIAGNVATAAATKALFEAGADVVKVGIGPGSICTTRVVAGVGVPQITAIYDCATEAKNHGKTIIADGGIKFSGDIVKALAAGGHAVMLGSLLAGTEESPGLVEMFQGRQYKVYRGMGSLGAMASGSNDRYFQEDKTPKKYVPEGVEGRIDYKGPLQDTIYQLIGGVKSGMGYTGSKDLETLREEAQFTKMSAAGLAESHPHDVQITKESPNYSF, encoded by the coding sequence ATGTGGGAAAACAAGTTTGTTAAAGAAGCACTAACGTTTGATGACGTATTACTGATTCCAGCAGAATCAAATGTATTACCGAAAGAAGTAGATTTAAGCGTCAAACTTTCAGAGCGTATTCAATTAAATATACCGATTGTATCAGCAGGTATGGATACGGTAACAGAATCAAAAATGGCGATTGCTATGGCACGTCAAGGTGGCTTAGGTGTCATTCATAAAAATATGAGCATCGAGCGCCAAGCAGATGAAGTACAAAAAGTAAAACGTTCTGAAAATGGCGTAATTACAGACCCATTTTATTTAACACCAGAAGAAAGCGTATATGAAGCTGAAGCATTAATGGGTAAATATCGTATTTCAGGTGTGCCAATTGTAGACAATAGAACATCACGCAAACTTGTCGGTATTTTAACAAATCGTGATTTAAGATTTATTGAAGACTTCTCAATCAAAATTTCTGATGTTATGACAAAAGAAGACTTAGTGACAGCACCAGTAGGTACAACACTTGATGAAGCTGAGAAGATTTTACAAGACCACAAAATTGAAAAACTTCCATTAGTAGAAGACGGTATTTTACAAGGCCTCATTACGATTAAAGATATCGAAAAAGTGAATGAATACCCATATGCAGCAAAAGACTGTCATGGCCGTCTTATTGTAGCGGCAGCCATCGGTATTGCGAAAGATACTGGCATTCGTGCAGAAAAACTTGTTGAAGCAGGTGTGGATGCCTTGGTTATCGATACAGCGCATGGTCATTCACAAGGTGTAATTAATCAAGTGAAAGAAATCAAAGCAAAATACCCTGAAGTGACAGTGATTGCAGGTAACGTGGCGACAGCGGCAGCGACAAAAGCATTGTTTGAAGCGGGTGCTGATGTTGTGAAAGTAGGTATCGGACCAGGTTCAATTTGTACAACACGTGTTGTTGCAGGTGTAGGTGTACCTCAAATCACAGCAATTTACGACTGTGCAACTGAAGCGAAGAATCACGGAAAAACAATCATCGCAGACGGCGGTATTAAATTCTCTGGTGATATCGTAAAAGCCCTTGCGGCAGGCGGACATGCGGTTATGCTTGGTAGCTTACTTGCGGGTACTGAAGAGAGCCCAGGATTAGTTGAAATGTTCCAAGGACGTCAATACAAAGTTTACCGCGGTATGGGTTCATTAGGTGCAATGGCGAGTGGTTCTAACGATCGTTACTTCCAAGAAGATAAAACACCTAAAAAGTACGTTCCAGAAGGTGTTGAAGGACGTATTGATTACAAAGGACCATTACAAGATACGATTTATCAATTAATTGGTGGCGTGAAGAGCGGTATGGGTTACACAGGCTCAAAAGACTTAGAAACGTTACGTGAAGAAGCACAATTTACAAAAATGAGTGCTGCAGGTCTAGCAGAAAGCCACCCACATGATGTTCAAATTACAAAAGAATCACCAAACTACTCATTCTAA
- the pbuX gene encoding xanthine permease PbuX, with amino-acid sequence MKRFLLSLQHLLAMYAGAILVPIIVGTSLKFTPEQIAFLVTVDIFMCGVATFLQVYRGVGIGLPVVLGCTFTAVAPMIMIGQSKGVDVLYGSLFASGLLVIVIAPFFAYLVRFFPPVVTGSVVTIIGITLMPVAMNYIAGGQGAKDYGSVKHILLGVVTLVIILVIQRFATGFIKSIAILLGLVSGTVIASFLGLVDIAQVGQAHWFELPRPFRFDGFAFDFGAIVVFFIVALVSLIESTGVYHALSQITGRTLERKDFRKGYMAEGIAITLGAVFNAFPYTAYSQNVGLVSLSGAKKNDVIYGMVIMLIICGCIPKIGALANIIPLSVLGGAMLAMFGMVMAYGVRILGDINFKNQNNLLIIAISVGLGAGITAVPEAFKALGDQFAWFTQNGIVLGTISAIILNLFFNGLNYQQNEENVK; translated from the coding sequence ATGAAAAGATTTTTATTAAGTTTACAACATCTCTTGGCAATGTATGCGGGTGCGATTCTTGTGCCTATTATAGTTGGGACAAGTTTAAAGTTCACACCTGAACAAATTGCGTTTCTCGTCACTGTTGATATTTTCATGTGTGGTGTCGCAACGTTTTTACAAGTGTATCGTGGCGTCGGGATTGGACTGCCGGTGGTGTTAGGCTGTACGTTTACTGCCGTTGCACCAATGATTATGATAGGGCAGTCTAAAGGCGTGGACGTCTTATACGGTTCACTGTTTGCATCAGGACTATTGGTTATCGTGATTGCGCCATTTTTTGCTTATCTTGTACGCTTCTTTCCCCCAGTTGTAACAGGAAGTGTCGTTACAATCATTGGAATTACGTTGATGCCTGTTGCGATGAATTATATCGCCGGTGGTCAAGGTGCGAAAGATTACGGTTCAGTAAAGCATATTCTTTTAGGTGTAGTGACATTAGTGATTATTTTAGTCATTCAACGCTTTGCGACAGGATTTATTAAATCTATCGCCATTTTATTAGGATTAGTGAGTGGGACAGTAATCGCAAGTTTCTTAGGACTTGTCGATATTGCGCAAGTTGGTCAAGCACACTGGTTTGAATTGCCACGCCCATTCCGCTTTGACGGTTTTGCATTTGATTTTGGCGCCATTGTCGTCTTTTTTATTGTTGCACTCGTCAGTTTGATTGAATCTACAGGGGTTTATCATGCATTGAGTCAAATTACAGGGCGCACACTTGAACGTAAAGATTTTAGAAAAGGATATATGGCAGAAGGGATTGCCATTACGTTAGGTGCCGTTTTTAATGCCTTTCCGTATACCGCGTATTCTCAAAATGTCGGTCTTGTATCATTGTCAGGCGCAAAGAAAAATGACGTCATTTACGGCATGGTCATCATGCTTATCATTTGTGGATGCATACCTAAAATTGGCGCACTTGCGAATATTATTCCATTGTCTGTCTTAGGTGGTGCGATGTTAGCGATGTTCGGTATGGTGATGGCATACGGTGTACGAATCCTCGGTGATATCAATTTTAAAAACCAAAATAATTTATTGATCATCGCGATTTCGGTCGGTCTCGGTGCAGGGATTACAGCAGTACCAGAGGCGTTTAAAGCGCTTGGCGATCAATTTGCATGGTTTACTCAAAATGGGATCGTTTTAGGTACAATTTCTGCAATTATATTGAATTTATTTTTTAATGGTCTAAACTATCAACAAAACGAAGAAAATGTGAAATAA
- the xpt gene encoding xanthine phosphoribosyltransferase, with the protein MERLKNKVIEDGVVIDEKILKVDGFLNHQIDAELMHEIGKVFHEQFAHENVTKILTIEASGIAPAIMAALHFDVPCLFAKKAKPSTLNKGFYQTDVHSFTKNKTSTVIISEEFLSPDDRVLIIDDFLANGEAALGLHRLVQQANATTVGVGILVEKSFQQGRTRLEEAGLNVSSLCQIASLQGNKITLVGDQA; encoded by the coding sequence GTGGAAAGGTTAAAAAATAAAGTCATTGAAGATGGCGTTGTCATTGATGAAAAAATCTTAAAAGTGGATGGTTTTTTAAATCATCAAATTGATGCTGAACTGATGCACGAGATAGGAAAAGTCTTTCATGAACAATTTGCGCATGAAAACGTCACAAAAATCTTAACGATTGAAGCCTCGGGTATTGCCCCGGCCATTATGGCAGCATTGCATTTTGATGTCCCTTGTCTCTTTGCGAAAAAGGCAAAACCGAGCACATTGAATAAAGGTTTTTATCAAACAGATGTGCACTCGTTTACGAAAAATAAAACGAGTACGGTTATCATTTCAGAAGAATTTTTATCACCCGATGACCGCGTACTCATTATCGATGACTTTTTAGCGAATGGCGAGGCAGCACTAGGACTTCACCGTTTGGTACAACAAGCAAACGCGACAACAGTAGGTGTAGGGATATTAGTAGAAAAAAGTTTCCAACAAGGACGCACACGTCTTGAAGAAGCAGGATTGAATGTATCGTCACTGTGTCAAATCGCCTCTCTTCAAGGCAACAAAATTACATTAGTTGGAGATCAAGCATAA
- a CDS encoding general stress protein: MAEFKVARTEEDAIEVVDSFLRNGYKESEIVVISKEKLKTDRFNDCQIQHKSTNGTISDKFMRMFIGEDAESAALSRYDFGEEKTEDLKQDLNNHKIVVIVQKDTIKHGEVTQNNAAYVEPSTDKHKPSEHKGDIE, from the coding sequence ATGGCAGAATTTAAAGTAGCTCGCACAGAAGAAGATGCAATTGAAGTCGTAGATTCTTTTTTAAGAAACGGATATAAGGAATCAGAAATCGTAGTCATTAGTAAAGAAAAATTAAAAACAGATCGATTCAATGATTGTCAAATTCAACACAAATCGACTAACGGTACAATCAGTGATAAATTCATGCGTATGTTTATCGGTGAAGACGCTGAAAGTGCCGCATTAAGTCGTTATGATTTTGGCGAAGAAAAAACTGAGGACTTAAAACAAGATTTGAACAATCATAAAATTGTTGTCATCGTTCAAAAAGACACTATTAAACATGGTGAAGTCACGCAAAACAATGCCGCTTATGTTGAACCTTCAACAGATAAACATAAGCCTTCTGAACATAAAGGCGACATCGAGTGA
- a CDS encoding DNA-binding protein, with amino-acid sequence MLTKEFAQKSELSEKQVRKIVQHLEERGYQLKKTEYRGREATDFQEEDIELFQEIAERVGRTNSYELAFEELEKEKDFLQVIVKENNQNLPSDQQFPQMMQELKAEIDKMREERQLLGQMISQVHQQQEELKSLHTQLNNQLETNAKSLNAITESQKQQADQLSKTQESIETHTKEQQELVTTLKNNQEQKGFWARLFGV; translated from the coding sequence ATGCTAACAAAAGAGTTTGCACAAAAATCAGAGCTTAGTGAAAAGCAAGTGCGCAAAATTGTACAGCACCTAGAAGAACGTGGCTACCAGTTGAAAAAAACGGAATACCGTGGACGTGAAGCGACGGATTTCCAAGAAGAAGATATCGAATTATTCCAAGAGATTGCAGAACGTGTTGGACGAACGAACAGCTACGAGCTGGCATTTGAAGAATTAGAAAAAGAAAAAGACTTTTTACAAGTTATTGTTAAAGAGAACAATCAAAACTTACCATCGGATCAACAATTTCCTCAAATGATGCAAGAATTAAAAGCAGAAATCGACAAAATGCGTGAAGAGCGTCAATTATTAGGTCAAATGATTTCTCAAGTTCACCAACAACAAGAAGAGTTGAAATCATTACATACACAGTTGAACAATCAACTTGAAACAAACGCAAAATCTTTAAATGCCATCACTGAAAGTCAAAAACAGCAAGCAGATCAATTATCTAAAACACAGGAAAGTATCGAAACACACACAAAAGAACAACAAGAACTTGTGACAACACTTAAAAATAACCAAGAACAAAAAGGATTTTGGGCACGCTTATTCGGCGTCTAA
- the thiO gene encoding glycine oxidase ThiO, translating into MQKIIIIGGGVIGLSIARHLSNASYAISIIDRSTPRMNASYAAGGMLGAQNEFFEDTPLYRLAMKSRTLMPHVAQQLHHDTGIDIEFQCHGLIKIATEVTHIENIKKQFSFLKQDDHDIQWFHTQDLRQMFPHLNPNTTAAFKIQDDGQIHANLYTQALTKAVISQKNTQLYSHTEVTHIEKHRGGYTVHTSQGAMMTDLLVIAAGAWSGQLLSDIHISLPTRPVKGDVKLVETQSPILKTTLFNTNGCYIVPKRHNRYLIGATSEWDNWSTVNNENNLKWLDDKSQEMLPQLRHHRTIKTWTGIRPITHHEIPIMGSLSPNLFVATGHYRNGILLSPIVGTLLAGAIQGDTHAVQTLQPFTPNVQQN; encoded by the coding sequence ATGCAAAAAATAATCATTATCGGTGGCGGCGTGATAGGACTTTCTATCGCTCGCCATTTATCAAACGCATCCTATGCCATTTCTATTATCGATCGTTCTACACCACGCATGAATGCATCTTATGCAGCTGGAGGGATGCTAGGGGCTCAAAATGAGTTCTTCGAAGATACCCCACTCTATCGCTTAGCAATGAAAAGTCGCACATTGATGCCACATGTTGCGCAACAACTCCACCACGACACAGGGATAGATATTGAATTCCAATGTCACGGCCTCATTAAAATCGCGACAGAAGTCACTCATATCGAAAATATCAAAAAACAATTTTCATTTTTAAAACAAGATGACCATGACATTCAATGGTTTCACACTCAAGACTTACGTCAAATGTTTCCGCACTTAAACCCCAATACGACGGCCGCATTTAAAATTCAAGATGATGGTCAAATCCATGCCAACCTTTATACTCAAGCGCTCACAAAAGCGGTAATATCTCAAAAAAACACGCAATTGTATTCACATACTGAAGTCACACACATTGAAAAACATCGAGGTGGCTATACCGTTCATACCTCTCAAGGCGCTATGATGACAGATTTACTGGTTATTGCGGCAGGTGCCTGGAGTGGCCAACTGTTATCAGATATACATATTTCACTACCTACCCGTCCTGTGAAAGGCGATGTGAAGTTAGTCGAAACCCAATCCCCTATTTTAAAGACGACCCTTTTTAATACAAATGGTTGCTATATCGTCCCTAAAAGACACAATCGGTATTTAATCGGTGCCACGTCAGAATGGGACAATTGGTCCACGGTTAATAATGAAAACAATTTAAAATGGCTAGATGACAAAAGTCAGGAAATGCTTCCACAACTACGTCATCATCGTACCATTAAAACATGGACGGGGATCAGACCGATTACGCATCATGAGATACCAATAATGGGTTCACTTAGTCCTAATCTTTTTGTGGCAACAGGTCATTATCGTAATGGCATCCTGCTTTCTCCCATCGTTGGCACATTACTAGCGGGAGCGATTCAAGGTGACACACACGCCGTCCAAACTTTGCAACCTTTTACACCAAATGTGCAACAAAATTAA